One Argiope bruennichi chromosome 5, qqArgBrue1.1, whole genome shotgun sequence DNA segment encodes these proteins:
- the LOC129969443 gene encoding transcription elongation factor S-II-like, whose protein sequence is MGCEEDVFKIAKKLDKMIANGALEQALDLLKALRDLPITLDILQKTRIGMTVNSLRKSSTDDEVITLAKSLIKAWKKLLPETPNSKGDGNGNGKDSKGENSNGSTTSKEFSKGDGSKDSSSKKDSSSKLSAPKQTSFPADTTNAVRLKCRELISSSLKLDQVEDDFQNPDELGAKIEDCIFEEFGDTNMKYKNRVRSRVANLKDTKNPELRINVLKGIIPPEKIAVMTADEMASDEMKGLRQKFTKEAINDHQMAVTGGTKTDLLKCGKCKKSNCTYNQVQTRSADEPMTTFVFCNECGHRWKFC, encoded by the exons GAGCAAGCTTTGGATTTATTAAAGGCTTTGCGAGATTTACCGATAACATTGGATATACTCCAA AAAACAAGAATTGGCATGACTGTCAATTCTTTGAGAAAATCTTCAACTGATGATGAAGTCATAACTTTAGCCAAGAGTTTAATTAAGGCTTGGAAGAAACTACTCCCag agacTCCAAATTCAAAAGGTGATGGTAATGGGAATGGTAAGGATTCTAAAGGAGAAAATTCCAATGGCAGCACAACATCCAAAGAATTTTCCAAAGGTGATGGATCTAAAGATTCATCATCCAAAAAGGATTCTTCATCCAAACTTTCAGCTCCAAAACAAACTTCATTTCCTGCTGATACTACAAATGCTGTGAGACTGAAGTGTAGAGAATTGATATCATCTTCATTAAAATTGGATC aagtcGAGGATGATTTTCAAAATCCTGATGAACTTGGAGCTAAAATTGAAGATT GTATATTTGAAGAATTTGGTGATACAAATATGAAGTACAAAAACAGAGTCCGCAGCAGGGTTGCTAATTTAAAGGATACTAAAAATCCTGAACTTCGGATTAATGTTCTGAAAGGTATTATCCCACCTGAGAAGATTGCCGTTATGACTGCTGAT gaaatggcAAGTGATGAAATGAAAGGACTGAGACAGAAATTTACCAAGGAAGCTATTAATGATCATCAGATGGCCGTCACAGGAGGAACGAAAACGGATTTACTCAAATGTGGAAAGTGCAAAAAGAGTAATTGTACATACAATCaa GTACAAACTAGGAGTGCTGATGAACCTATGACTACCTTTGTGTTTTGTAATGAGTGTGGGCATAGGTGGAAA ttttgtTAA